acacacacacacacacacacacacacaggtgacgtTACGTGTCTTATCTTAAAACCAATGACCCGGCGTCCATTGAGCTCTTCTCTACTCGCTGAACGTTAGCAACGTTGAGATAACATGAGCTAGCTAACTTAACGTTACGTTAAGCTAACCTATGTTATAGCTCGGATTAAGCTGACTTAACGTTGACTAACATAACTTTTCAATTCTATGTAAATTCGGTTTAACTGTCAAGCTTGCGCAGTGCTCATCAGCACTATCCTCACGAAGTAATCAATATGGTGACATCACATTATTTAAATTAGCGTTACAGGTGCCTGCAGTATTTGTACGTGACATTTAACATGCACTGTTTTCATCAAGTTAAAACTAGTagtaaaaacaccaaaaaatatattcagtttGCTTTCAGACAAAAGCTGTATTTAACACAAGAAGAAACAGTCCCAGCAAATGTTTGGCTTTGTTTCttgagaaattaaaaataactcaatgcttttttttaaacagatcaCGTGGTTTCAACGTATTGTATCATACAGttttacatgtaaaaaaatGGTTACTAGGATCGAAAGGGTTGGTCTAGAAATGTTGTATTTGTTACTTTTtgtgagctcaacattaaagCTACAAAGGACTTCTGGTCTGTTGTATGCGTTACGCCCTAAAGACTCTGGACCCTGCTTTTgccatatttttatttaaatgtttcagaaCGCATGCCACACGGTCACCTTTGTTCACTCTCATTTTGGTATTAAACTACGTAAATGGTACAAACATGGTTTGCACCGTTTTAAGCTTGTGCTCTTCTTCCCGTGTCAGCTTTCCCCACAGTTTTTTCTTCAGACTTGGTTCGTCATGAATTGGTGGCAAACTACAGCCACCTGTTTTGGGTGCAAGGATCCCAGCCGGACCTGGTGCCATACCTGCTCCTGGCCCACATAGACGTAGTACCTGCCTCGGAATCGGATGGCTGGGATGCCCCACCATTTTCTGCCAAGGAGATAGATGGATTCATCTATGGGAGAGGAACCATAGATGACAAGGGCTCTTTGGTGGTGAGAGGACGTGTAACATCTTGTATGACAAATTAACTTCTCATGGGGCAACCAGACTAatccaaaatgatttatttcttccAGGGAATTCTTCAAGCACTGGAGTACTTACTGATGAAAGGCTATGCTCCACGCAGAGGATTTTATATTGGTCTAGGTCACGATGAAGAAGTACTTCATCCAACGTTTACTCTTTGAAATTGTGAAGTTGGATACGATTCAAACTCTTATTGATgtatttctccttttctttatttacagGTCAATGGTAAAAAGGGGGCAATGAACATAGTACGTGTTCTGAAGCAGCGTGGCGTGCGGCTTTTGTTTGTCCTGGACGAGGGCCTGGCTGTTCTTGATGGAGTCATCAGTGGCCTCCAAGGACCTGCTGCACTGTGAGAGCCTTTTATACTCTGGTAGAAACATGAGCATTGCACAAAATGACATGTCTCTccattaaattgaataattacatatatatgacatttttttgattttgttgtcGTTTTTCTCTTCTACGTGTTTTATAGGATTGGGATAAGTGAAAAGGGTTCAGCGACTGTAAAGCTTAGCGTGTTTATGGCCCCTGGTCATTCCTCCATGCCCCCCAGTGAGACCAGCATCGGGGTCTTGGCTGCAGCGGTCAAAAGGTAAGAGTTTTAACCTCTTCTAATTCAGATTTCTTTTCTATGAATTGTTGTtagtctttgtgtttttgcagaACTACATTTTTTAAGCACTCTTCAAACAAATGGCAATATCTAATATTTGTATTGGGGCGTGCTAACGCCTCAGACTAGAGGACAACCCTATGCCAAGATTATTTGGTCATGGGCCTGAAAAGGGAACATTTGAGCATCTGGCGCTCAAGGTAAGACGAGCCAGCTACTTTGAACATTTTAGCACTTTTAATAGTATATtaaattatttctgtttttcttttttttcagtttggacTCCCAATGAAGTTCATAATGTCAAATTTGTGGCTTTTTGCGCCACTCCTGGGCAGGTAGATACACCCTAAAATTAATTTGTCAGGTTTCCTTCCGATTGAGTCTAAAAAATGGTTCGGCATGTTTTATATTCCAGGGTACTTGAAAGAAAACCAGAAACAAATGCTTTCGTAAGGACAACTACAGCAGTCACCATGTTTAATGCAGGAGTTAAGGTACAGTTATTTATTCTCTATTAGATGGCAAGTCTTTCATCACCAACCTAAATTCTCCCAACATGTAGGTGAATATCATGCCGTCCCTCGCTGAAGCTTATGTGAATCTGCGAATCCATTCAGCACAGTCTCTACAAGAGGTAGTCAGCAGTttgcttctccttttttctaTATTTCTTCATATATGTATTATGAGTTAGAGGTCTGCTGTCACTTGTAGGTCCTGGACCTAGTGCAGTCCACAGTGGGGGACAAACGAGTGAAGATAGAGCTTGTTGATGGATTTGACCCCTTGCCTGTGAGCTCTATGGATGACAAGTCCTTTGGCTTCCAGATCATTAAGAGGACTGTGTTGGAAATGTTTCCAACCGTCACAGTTGCTCCAGGTAGAATTAAGCCGGACgtaaatgtataaaaatgtgGTCGCTAAGGTCCAAATATTCAATGACTGTTTGATCATTTCTTTTATGTTCAGGTATCTGCAT
This sequence is a window from Pungitius pungitius chromosome 1, fPunPun2.1, whole genome shotgun sequence. Protein-coding genes within it:
- the pm20d1.2 gene encoding N-fatty-acyl-amino acid synthase/hydrolase PM20D1.2 — its product is MTDSGSKFKTLKLLKLILSGFLVAVSLLLTIASIRTLSLDVNVGMQLARWEKTNNVSLVISQQQREELLANFKEAVRIPTVSFSEDESNTTALREFDRFLRKAFPTVFSSDLVRHELVANYSHLFWVQGSQPDLVPYLLLAHIDVVPASESDGWDAPPFSAKEIDGFIYGRGTIDDKGSLVGILQALEYLLMKGYAPRRGFYIGLGHDEEVNGKKGAMNIVRVLKQRGVRLLFVLDEGLAVLDGVISGLQGPAALIGISEKGSATVKLSVFMAPGHSSMPPSETSIGVLAAAVKRLEDNPMPRLFGHGPEKGTFEHLALKFGLPMKFIMSNLWLFAPLLGRVLERKPETNAFVRTTTAVTMFNAGVKVNIMPSLAEAYVNLRIHSAQSLQEVLDLVQSTVGDKRVKIELVDGFDPLPVSSMDDKSFGFQIIKRTVLEMFPTVTVAPGICIGNTDSRHFKDLTNDIYRFAPVWFKAGDAQRFHGINERISKKNYEELLVFYFSLIQNCDIVKLPEPHSSVHEL